A single region of the Polyodon spathula isolate WHYD16114869_AA chromosome 5, ASM1765450v1, whole genome shotgun sequence genome encodes:
- the LOC121316361 gene encoding zinc-binding protein A33-like, producing MSDFSGTACDLHGGKLKRFCLNEGETFCEDCTKEHDDHKHVSVQEAVAGYKKQAQQTERQIKEEFEKLHQFLQDEEKARIAALRGEEERKGRIMKEKIEHISKIISSMSETMTAIENEMKTEDLVFLKNYRKTKKRAERTLQDPQCVSGALIDVAEHLGSLKYKVWEKMLGIVQYTPVTLDPNSAAPWLILSEDLTSVRVSDEKEQLPHNPERFDTSVCVLGSEGFTSGKHCWDVEVGNKTAWNLGVTNESSQRKGSITVNPGAGYWIIALTDGDQYWACTSPWTQLTVEKKPQKIRVQLDCDGGEVAFFDSSDMRPLYTFKHRFTERMFPYFCPCLNKDGKNRAPLRVCPVKAVIKVD from the exons ATGTCAGATTTCTCAGGCACAGCCTGTGATCTTCACGGAGGGAAGCTGAAGCGGTTTTGTTTGAATGAGGGAGAGACCTTCTGTGAAGACTGTACTAAAGAACATGACGATCACAAACATGTTTCAGTGCAGGAAGCTGTGGCAGGTTATAAG AAACAAGCCCAGCAAACAGAGAGGCAGATAAAGGAGGAGTTTGAGAAACTTCACCAGTTTCTACAAGATGAAGAAAAGGCCAGGATTGCTGCACTGAGGGGGGAAGAGGAACGAAAGGGAAGAATCATGAAGGAGAAGATTGAACATATAAGTAAAATAATATCATCCATGTCGGAAACAATGACAGCAATTGAGAATGAGATGAAAACAGAAGACCTTGTGTTCCTTAAG aaTTACAGAAAAACTAAGAAAAG AGCCGAGCGCACACTGCAGGATCCACAGTGTGTTTCAGGAGCGCTGATAGATGTAGCCGAGCACCTGGGCTCTCTGAAGTACAAAGTGTGGGAGAAGATGCTGGGGATTGTTCAATACA CTCCAGTGACTCTGGATCCCAACTCTGCAGCACCCTGGCTCATACTGTCTGAGGATCTAACAAGTGTGAGAGTCAGTGATGAGAAAGAGCAGCTTCCTCACAACCCAGAGCGGTTTGATACCAGTGTTTGTGTGCTGGGCTCTGAGGGATTCACTTCAGGGAAACACTGCTGGGATGTTGAAGTTGGAAACAAAACTGCCTGGAATCTGGGTGTGACAAACGAGTCCAGCCAGAGGAAAGGGAGCATCACTGTGAACCCAGGAGCAGGATACTGGATTATAGCCCTGACAGATGGGGATCAGTACTGGGCATGCACCTCACCATGGACACAACTCACTGTGGAGAAGAAACCCCAGAAGATCAGAGTTCAGCTGGACTGTGACGGGGGGGAGGTGGCATTCTTTGACTCCAGTGATATGAGACCTCTCTACACTTTTAAACACAGATTCACTGAGAGGATGTTTCCATATTTCTGTCCTTGCTTAAATAAAGATGGGAAAAACCGTGCCCCCCTCAGAGTGTGCCCTGTGAAGGCAGTTATAAAAGTGGACTAG
- the wu:fj16a03 gene encoding uncharacterized protein wu:fj16a03: MKTLLVLLLLLLPVCTADYTIKCMGEDFVFVTNQVLQCSSKVPQACYTTASGEKGCTTLNFCKTPGWKCCNENLCNV; encoded by the exons ATGAAGACTCTGTTAGtactcctgctgctgctgctgcctgtctGCACTG CCGATTATACCATCAAATGCATGGGGGAGGATTTTGTGTTTGTCACAAACCAAGTGCTGCAGTGTTCCAGCAAAGTGCCTCAAGCTTGCTACACCACAG CTAGCGGAGAGAAAGGCTGCACCACCCTGAACTTCTGCAAGACCCCCGGCTGGAAATGTTGCAATGAGAATCTCTGCAACGTGTGA